ACATGCCGGCCGGCGCGCGCGTGCCGCTGGGGAGTCTGGCCGAGATCGTGGAGGATCGCGGTCCGAACTTCATCGGGCGGGAGAACGCGCAGCGGCGGATCATCGTGACCGCCAACGTGTCCGGCCGCGACCTGGGAAGCGTCGTGGCCGACGTGCGCGAGCGGGTGGATGGGCGCGTTGCCCTGCCCGAAGGCTACCGCATCGAGTACGGCGGGCAGTTCGAAGCGGAAGAGCAAGCCGAACGTCTGCTGCTGGGATTGGGCGTCGGGGCGGTGGCCGGGATCTTCCTGATCCTCTACAGCGCGTTCCGTTCGACCCGCGACGCGGCCATCATCATGATCAACCTGCCGCTGGCGTTGATTGGAGGCGTGGCCGGCGTCTTCCTGGGGGGTGGGGTGCTCTCCATCGCGGCGCTGATC
This Acidobacteriota bacterium DNA region includes the following protein-coding sequences:
- a CDS encoding efflux RND transporter permease subunit, which gives rise to MPAGARVPLGSLAEIVEDRGPNFIGRENAQRRIIVTANVSGRDLGSVVADVRERVDGRVALPEGYRIEYGGQFEAEEQAERLLLGLGVGAVAGIFLILYSAFRSTRDAAIIMINLPLALIGGVAGVFLGGGVLSIAALIGFIALFGIATRNGIMLVSRIRRLREDEGVVDVREAVVRGSVDRLVPIVMTALSTGLALLPVALRFGEPGSEIQAPLAMVIVCGLFSSTALNMFVVPAAVFLRYRPRDETAA